A window of the Lactuca sativa cultivar Salinas chromosome 7, Lsat_Salinas_v11, whole genome shotgun sequence genome harbors these coding sequences:
- the LOC111902685 gene encoding gibberellin 20-oxidase-like protein — protein MVSNSSLATTINLPCLDLSKLLLPSSISSLSEACHQWGFFNIVNHGVSKDLYESIHSFSNQFFDLPSETKLKLGPSSCIKTYTPPFIASPYFESFKVCGPDFHSSAQDSIDVIFEEKPYEFCEILEEYGKRMSELSNKIMKIALMILGEGFDTRFYNSDFKKCHGYLRINRYSPPMKSEGKETTELGLGMHTDMSCITIVYQDDSGGLQVKSKEDGRWMDIAQSEGTLVVNIGDLLQAWSNNKLVSSEHRVVLKKPVNRLSIAFFWCFEDEKVIYAPEEVVGNGNMRFYEPFVCSDYLKFRESNEEGKFEKVGFTVKDFVTNNTKNRSQKSQESSV, from the exons ATGGTTTCAAATTCTTCTCTTGCAACTACTATAAACCTCCCATGTCTAGACCTTTCAAAGCTATTACTACCTTCATCTATATCATCTCTTTCTGAAGCATGTCATCAGTGGGGTTTCTTCAATATTGTCAATCATGGGGTCTCCAAGGACCTTTATGAAAGTATCCATTCTTTCTCTAATCAATTCTTTGATCTCCCTAGTGAAACAAAGCTTAAACTTGGTCCTTCTTCCTGTATCAAAACTTACACTCCTCCATTCATTGCATCTCCTTACTTTGAAAGTTTTAAGGTTTGTGGACCAGATTTTCATTCATCAGCTCAAGATTCTATTGATGTGATCTTCGAGGAAAAACCTTACGAATTCTG TGAGATATTAGAAGAGTATGGAAAGAGAATGAGCGAACTGTCTAATAAGATCATGAAGATCGCGTTAATGATTCTAGGAGAAGGATTCGACACAAGATTTTATAATTCAGATTTCAAGAAGTGTCATGGTTATTTAAGGATAAACAGATATTCGCCACCAATGAAATCAGAAGGAAAAGAAACCACTGAATTAGGTCTAGGGATGCATACTGATATGAGTTGCATAACTATTGTGTATCAAGACGATTCAGGAGGTTTACAGGTGAAATCTAAAGAAGATGGGAGATGGATGGACATTGCTCAAAGTGAAGGGACCTTAGTTGTAAATATAGGCGATTTGTTGCAAGCTTGGAGCAACAACAAACTCGTATCATCTGAACACAGAGTCGTCTTAAAGAAACCAGTCAATCGGCTTTCCATtgctttcttttggtgttttgaagacgAAAAGGTGATTTATGCTCCTGAAGAAGTTGTAGGGAATGGGAATATGAGATTCTATGAGCCATTTGTTTGCTCGGATTACTTGAAATTTAGAGAGAGCAACGAAGAAGGCAAGTTCGAAAAAGTTGGGTTTACAGTTAAAGATTTTGTCACAAATAATACCAAGAATCGTTCACAGAAGTCACAAGAATCATCTGTATGA
- the LOC111902686 gene encoding beta-amylase 2, chloroplastic, whose protein sequence is MAMPFPNSMLKCATTMALASANSVLLGQSFPAPSVARFAPRSRSLKPNFIDFSSHTRISAAPSEFTESSNFGDSVHTSDDHQVVDIAPSEERDFSGTPHVPVYVMLPLGIIDMECELINPDELSNQLRTLKSINVDGVMVDTWWGIVEANTPQHYNWKGYRKLFEIVRNLDLKLQVVMSFHECGGNVGDDVHIPLPKWVTEIGEENPDIYFTDRDGRRNPESLTWGIDKERVLKGRTAVEVYFEYMRSFRVEFDDFFMDGSITEIEIGLGACGELRYPSYPAKHGWEYPGIGEFQCYDKYLTKSLEKAAEARGHSFWGRPPDHAGSYNSQPQDTKFFCDGGEYDSGYGRFFLNWYSQTLIHHGDSVLSMANLAFESTPISVKVSGIHWWYKTASHAAELTAGFYNRANRDGYGPIASMLKKHNTALNFTCVELRTLDQHEGFPEAMADPEGLVWQVLNAAWDADIPVASENALPCYDRQGYNKILEHAKPRDDPDGRHLSAFTYLRLNQPLLEEHNLREFQLFVNRMHGEVVEDL, encoded by the exons ATGGCGATGCCGTTTCCTAATTCTATGCTAAAATGCGCCACAACCATGGCTTTGGCCTCTGCAAACTCTGTTCTATTAGGACAGTCATTTCCGGCTCCTTCCGTAGCTCGATTTGCTCCTCGTTCTCGTAGTCTGAAGCCTAATTTCATCGATTTCAGCTCTCACACTCGAATTTCAGCTGCACCAAGTGAGTTTACGGAATCCTCGAATTTCGGTGATTCAGTTCATACCTCTGATGATCATCAG GTTGTGGACATTGCCCCTTCAGAGGAGCGTGATTTTTCTGGCACACCACATGTTCCTGTATACGTTATGCTACCA TTGGGGATCATTGATATGGAGTGTGAGCTGATTAATCCTGATGAACTATCAAATCAGCTAAGAACACTTAAGTCAATTAATGTTGATGGAGTTATGGTTGATACATGGTGGGGAATTGTAGAAGCCAACACTCCACAACACTACAATTGGAAAGGTTACAGAAAACTATTTGAGATAGTACGCAACCTCGACCTTAAGCTACAG GTTGTGATGTCATTTCATGAATGTGGAGGGAATGTTGGTGATGATGTTCATATTCCATTGCCAAAATGGGTAACAGAAATTGGTGAAGAAAATCCGGATATATATTTCACTGACAGAGATGGAAGACGCAACCCTGAAAGCCTTACATGGGGAATTGACAAGGAACGTGTTTTAAAAGGCCGTACTGCTGTTGAG GTTTACTTTGAGTATATGAGGAGTTTTAGGGTTGAATTTGATGATTTCTTCATGGATGGAAGCATTACTGAGATTGAAATTGGATTAGGTGCGTGTGGAGAATTGCGTTACCCATCTTACCCTGCAAAACATGGTTGGGAATATCCCGGTATTGGTGAATTTCAG TGCTACGATAAGTACTTAACAAAGAGTCTTGAGAAAGCTGCAGAGGCAAGAGGACACTCATTTTGGGGTAGACCACCTGACCATGCAGGTTCTTATAATTCACAGCCTCAGGATACGAAATTCTTCTGTGATGGAGGTGAATACGACAGCGGCTATGGCAGATTTTTTCTAAATTGGTACTCTCAAACTCTCATTCATCACGGTGACAGTGTACTCTCCATGGCCAATTTGGCCTTTGAATCCACTCCCATTTCCGTAAAG GTATCAGGTATCCATTGGTGGTACAAAACGGCGAGCCATGCTGCAGAACTGACAGCTGGATTTTACAACCGTGCCAACCGTGATGGATACGGTCCAATTGCTTCAATGTTAAAAAAACACAACACCGCTTTAAACTTTACATGTGTTGAGTTACGTACACTTGACCAACACGAGGGGTTTCCGGAAGCAATGGCAGATCCCGAAGGGTTAGTTTGGCAG GTATTGAATGCTGCATGGGATGCTGATATACCAGTTGCAAGTGAAAATGCTCTTCCTTGTTATGATAGACAAGGCTACAACAAGATACTTGAACATGCAAAGCCAAGAGATGATCCTGATGGTAGACATTTATCTGCTTTTACCTATCTCAGACTTAATCAACCTCTCCTTGAAGAACACAACTTAAGGGAATTTCAACTGTTTGTCAACAGAATGCATG GTGAAGTCGTGGAGGATCTTTAG